A section of the Paenibacillus yonginensis genome encodes:
- a CDS encoding sugar ABC transporter ATP-binding protein, which translates to MQQPVLTMEGISKEFPGVKALSDVHFELYPGEVHALMGENGAGKSTLMKILSGVYPATSGVIRLKGKEVHFGNPLDAQKQGVSIIHQEFNLFANLSAAENIFIDRPEITGKFGRIEWSNMYDEAQRLIDSIGGSGIDVRKEVRHLGVHSQQVVEIAKALSFQADVLIMDEPSAALPENEVQKMFDVVKLLKSQGVAIVYVSHRMKEIFEIADKVTVLRDGKKIDTRSIGEVTEQILIQMMVGKEVNQLYPVREQEPREEKALEVKELSLDDKHTVSFGLRKGEILGLFGIPGSGSHTVAERLFGLKRGTGEIMVGGKPVRINRPGDAKAQKIAYVPPDRHRQGIIKPMSIRQNISIPNLQELSKGPILDGRKMMETSREYMEKLRIKAPSDQQSVDYLSGGNQQKVVIGKWLAAKPEILILEEPTRGVDVGAKAEIYSIIHQLAQEGLSILLISSEMPEVIGLSDRILVLYKGEVVHEFGRGEADQEQLLQRASHPRYSEGGSL; encoded by the coding sequence ATGCAGCAGCCTGTTTTGACAATGGAAGGGATCAGCAAGGAGTTTCCAGGGGTTAAGGCTTTATCCGATGTTCATTTCGAGCTGTATCCAGGTGAGGTCCATGCGCTGATGGGGGAGAACGGAGCAGGCAAATCCACGCTGATGAAAATTTTATCCGGCGTATATCCGGCTACCAGCGGGGTTATCAGGCTCAAGGGGAAGGAGGTTCATTTCGGCAATCCTCTTGACGCTCAGAAGCAGGGGGTCTCGATTATCCATCAGGAGTTTAATTTGTTTGCCAACCTGTCTGCGGCGGAGAACATCTTTATCGACCGCCCGGAAATCACCGGCAAATTCGGACGGATCGAATGGTCGAACATGTACGATGAAGCGCAGCGGCTTATCGATTCCATCGGAGGAAGCGGCATAGATGTCCGCAAGGAGGTTCGGCATCTCGGGGTTCACAGCCAGCAGGTTGTGGAAATTGCCAAAGCCTTGTCTTTCCAGGCAGATGTGCTGATTATGGATGAACCTTCGGCCGCTCTGCCCGAGAACGAGGTGCAGAAAATGTTTGACGTCGTAAAGCTCCTGAAATCGCAAGGGGTTGCGATCGTTTATGTTTCGCACCGGATGAAGGAGATCTTTGAAATCGCCGACAAGGTTACGGTGCTTAGGGATGGAAAGAAAATCGATACCCGGAGCATCGGAGAGGTAACGGAACAAATCCTGATTCAAATGATGGTAGGCAAGGAGGTCAACCAGCTCTACCCGGTTCGGGAGCAGGAGCCGCGCGAGGAGAAAGCGCTGGAGGTCAAGGAATTGTCGCTGGATGATAAACATACCGTTTCCTTTGGGCTCAGGAAAGGCGAGATTTTAGGGTTGTTTGGAATCCCGGGTTCCGGTTCCCATACGGTTGCTGAGCGGCTGTTCGGATTGAAACGGGGTACAGGAGAAATCATGGTCGGAGGGAAACCGGTGCGGATCAATCGTCCAGGCGATGCCAAAGCGCAGAAAATCGCTTACGTTCCGCCGGACCGCCACCGCCAAGGGATCATCAAACCGATGTCCATTCGCCAGAATATCTCCATCCCCAACCTCCAAGAGCTGTCCAAAGGCCCGATTCTTGACGGCAGAAAAATGATGGAGACAAGCCGCGAGTACATGGAGAAGCTGCGGATCAAGGCGCCGAGTGACCAGCAAAGCGTCGATTACCTCAGCGGAGGCAACCAGCAAAAGGTCGTAATCGGCAAATGGCTGGCTGCCAAACCGGAAATTCTCATCCTTGAAGAGCCAACGCGGGGCGTGGACGTGGGGGCGAAAGCGGAAATTTACAGCATCATTCATCAACTGGCGCAGGAGGGCCTCAGCATTCTGCTGATCTCTTCCGAAATGCCTGAGGTGATTGGACTGAGCGACCGCATTCTGGTGCTTTACAAAGGTGAGGTCGTCCATGAATTCGGCCGCGGAGAAGCTGATCAGGAGCAATTGCTGCAGCGTGCTTCGCATCCGCGTTATTCGGAAGGAGGCAGCTTATGA
- a CDS encoding LacI family DNA-binding transcriptional regulator, which translates to MTNRNITIKDVAKQANVSVATVSRVINGLDRVSESTRKRVLKIIQELNFVPNNMAASMVNKKTNMISVVVPEIQNPFYTAVIEGTVEVAKREGFFTLVLSTNGDEGEEEEFLDSFLGKNVDGIILIGSHKEAEFYREIQKPTILVDRYFNDSGHDGVMIDNYRGAYEATKHFIEYGHERIAIIDGAHDFNDGKDRFWGYKQAMLEHGFTPDPAYHKQGNWTEEDGYKFAKELLQSHQPPTAIFAANNVLCKGTIRAIRDMNLKLGEDISLIGFDENELAQFVQPQVTVVRRPTREMGEQAAEMLIHKIKGGQLEPSKPKKVILDVELMKCGSVKKLN; encoded by the coding sequence GTGACCAATAGAAACATCACCATAAAGGATGTAGCCAAACAAGCCAATGTTTCGGTTGCAACCGTATCCCGGGTCATCAATGGGCTTGATCGCGTTAGTGAATCAACCCGTAAACGGGTACTCAAAATTATTCAGGAATTAAACTTTGTTCCCAACAACATGGCGGCCTCCATGGTCAATAAGAAAACGAATATGATTTCGGTTGTCGTGCCGGAAATTCAGAATCCCTTTTATACGGCGGTCATCGAGGGGACGGTTGAGGTAGCGAAGCGGGAAGGTTTCTTTACGCTGGTGCTTTCCACCAACGGAGATGAAGGCGAAGAAGAAGAATTTCTGGACAGCTTTCTGGGGAAAAACGTCGACGGCATCATTCTGATCGGCAGCCATAAAGAAGCGGAATTTTATCGGGAAATTCAAAAGCCGACCATACTTGTAGACCGTTATTTTAATGACAGCGGTCACGACGGCGTCATGATTGATAATTACCGAGGCGCTTATGAAGCGACCAAACATTTTATCGAATATGGCCATGAACGGATTGCGATCATCGACGGCGCTCATGATTTTAATGACGGCAAGGACCGCTTCTGGGGGTATAAGCAGGCCATGCTGGAGCATGGATTTACGCCTGATCCTGCTTATCACAAGCAGGGGAACTGGACGGAAGAGGACGGCTATAAATTTGCTAAGGAGCTGCTGCAATCGCATCAGCCGCCAACGGCGATATTTGCTGCGAATAACGTTCTCTGCAAAGGAACCATCCGGGCAATCCGCGACATGAACCTGAAACTGGGGGAGGATATTTCACTAATCGGCTTTGATGAAAATGAGCTGGCGCAGTTCGTGCAGCCCCAGGTCACCGTTGTCCGCAGACCCACGAGGGAAATGGGGGAACAGGCCGCGGAAATGCTCATCCATAAGATTAAAGGCGGGCAGCTGGAGCCTTCGAAGCCTAAGAAAGTGATTTTGGATGTGGAACTGATGAAATGCGGTTCGGTCAAGAAACTGAACTAG
- a CDS encoding response regulator gives MSLSFCIVDDDASARRMLQYIIEESSLGEVTGSAGGGLEGVRQILSEAPDIVLMDLLMPDQDGIEVIESLRAQGCSSRFVMISQIENQDMVGRAYRSGIEFFIRKPINRIEVETVLRKVNERYAMSHYLDEIKSSLRKLEGLRSAPFVPTGRRTVRETIQPILMNMGLIGESGSRDIITIMELLLEHEGGSVDHLPPLKELYRQAASTYKKKPEDIAKEVKAIEQRLRRALTAALSNLASLGLTDYGNPRFEYYAPLYFDFEDVRLKMKQIEEGRETPAGKGKVNIKKFLQVLYIEIKEQLGV, from the coding sequence ATGTCCCTTTCTTTCTGTATCGTTGATGATGATGCCAGTGCCCGAAGAATGCTGCAATATATTATTGAGGAAAGCAGTCTGGGAGAGGTTACAGGATCGGCCGGCGGCGGGCTGGAAGGCGTCCGTCAGATTTTGAGCGAAGCTCCGGATATTGTGCTGATGGACCTGCTGATGCCCGACCAGGATGGAATCGAAGTGATTGAATCCCTGCGGGCCCAAGGCTGCAGTTCCCGGTTTGTAATGATTTCCCAGATTGAAAACCAGGATATGGTCGGACGTGCTTACCGCAGCGGGATTGAATTTTTTATCCGCAAGCCGATCAACCGGATTGAGGTTGAAACGGTGCTGCGAAAGGTCAATGAGCGTTACGCGATGAGTCATTATCTGGATGAGATTAAATCCAGCCTGCGAAAGCTGGAAGGTTTGCGCAGCGCCCCGTTTGTGCCGACCGGCAGACGGACTGTCCGTGAGACGATACAGCCGATCCTGATGAACATGGGTTTGATCGGCGAAAGCGGCAGCCGAGATATCATTACGATTATGGAGCTTCTGCTTGAGCATGAAGGCGGCAGCGTTGATCATCTGCCGCCGCTTAAAGAGCTTTACCGGCAGGCGGCCTCCACCTATAAGAAGAAACCGGAGGATATCGCCAAGGAGGTGAAAGCGATCGAGCAGCGGCTGCGCCGCGCTTTGACGGCTGCCTTATCCAATCTCGCATCGCTTGGCTTGACCGATTACGGCAACCCGCGTTTCGAATATTACGCTCCGCTTTATTTTGATTTCGAAGACGTCAGGCTCAAAATGAAGCAAATCGAGGAAGGACGGGAAACGCCAGCCGGCAAAGGGAAAGTAAACATCAAAAAGTTTCTGCAGGTTTTGTATATCGAAATCAAGGAGCAGCTGGGCGTTTAG
- a CDS encoding amino acid ABC transporter permease yields the protein MDFAGAYSADNLRFLSDGLWMTLIVAGASIVLSFLIGCVIGVIRYVKLPVLSPVLFVVVELIRNLPLLLIIFFIRFALPEVGVKLGLVTAAIAALTIFEAAMISEIVRGGLTSIDKGQIEAARSSGLSAFQALWHIVLPQGLRRMVPPLVSQFISLLKDTSLAVVISLPELMHHAGIVIGHGYSYTIPILLLVALIYFTVNFVLSLVSRRLEARHV from the coding sequence ATGGATTTTGCAGGAGCTTACAGTGCGGATAATTTACGGTTTCTGTCAGATGGATTGTGGATGACGCTGATCGTCGCCGGAGCTTCGATTGTGCTCAGCTTTCTGATCGGCTGCGTGATAGGCGTCATCCGTTATGTGAAGCTTCCGGTATTATCGCCGGTACTGTTCGTCGTTGTAGAGCTGATCCGGAATTTGCCGCTGCTTCTGATTATTTTTTTTATCCGGTTTGCCTTGCCGGAGGTAGGCGTTAAGCTCGGTCTGGTTACGGCCGCCATTGCAGCATTGACGATATTTGAAGCGGCCATGATTTCCGAAATTGTACGGGGAGGGTTAACCTCCATCGACAAAGGTCAAATCGAAGCGGCGCGTTCATCGGGGCTGAGCGCCTTTCAGGCATTATGGCATATCGTACTGCCTCAAGGGCTGCGGCGAATGGTGCCTCCCCTGGTCAGCCAATTTATTTCACTGCTTAAGGATACCTCGCTGGCAGTCGTGATTTCTCTGCCGGAACTCATGCACCATGCCGGTATTGTGATCGGACACGGTTACAGCTATACAATTCCGATTTTGCTGCTCGTAGCGTTGATTTATTTTACGGTCAATTTTGTGCTGTCGCTGGTTTCCAGAAGGCTGGAGGCCCGGCATGTATAA
- a CDS encoding glutamate ABC transporter substrate-binding protein → MKNRLKKRWLPLGIAAVCTMLLLAACGNKESGGNAGSAASGALDKIKERGKLIVGVKYDTKLFGLKDPASGNVEGFDIDISKAIAKHILGDENAIELKEVTSKTRIPMLNNGEIDMIVATMTITEERKKEADFSDVYFQAGQSLLVKKGSPIHGIEDVTSSTTVLGTKGSTSVKNIRDKVSGVKVLEFDNYQDAFNALKSGQGDALTTDDAILYGMAAQDSNYEVVGKPFTDEPYGIAVQKGNSDIVQAVNDTLKELHDSGEYDKIYEKWIGKKPAE, encoded by the coding sequence ATGAAGAACAGGTTGAAGAAAAGATGGCTGCCGCTTGGAATTGCGGCGGTGTGTACGATGCTCCTGCTGGCCGCTTGCGGCAATAAGGAGTCCGGCGGCAATGCAGGTTCAGCGGCATCAGGTGCTCTGGATAAAATCAAGGAACGCGGAAAGCTGATCGTCGGCGTCAAATACGACACCAAGCTGTTTGGCCTGAAGGACCCGGCCAGCGGCAATGTAGAGGGATTTGACATTGACATTTCCAAGGCGATTGCCAAACACATTCTCGGTGACGAAAATGCGATTGAGCTGAAGGAGGTCACCTCCAAGACGCGGATTCCAATGCTGAACAACGGCGAAATCGATATGATTGTGGCCACGATGACGATTACGGAGGAACGCAAGAAGGAAGCGGATTTCTCGGACGTGTATTTCCAGGCCGGTCAATCGCTGCTGGTGAAGAAAGGCAGCCCGATTCATGGGATCGAGGACGTAACTTCCAGCACGACCGTGTTGGGAACCAAAGGTTCAACTTCTGTCAAGAACATCCGCGACAAAGTATCCGGCGTCAAAGTGCTGGAGTTCGACAACTATCAGGATGCGTTTAACGCATTGAAATCCGGCCAAGGCGATGCCTTGACGACGGATGATGCCATTCTTTACGGCATGGCCGCCCAGGATTCGAATTACGAGGTCGTGGGCAAGCCGTTCACCGATGAACCTTACGGCATCGCGGTGCAGAAGGGGAACTCCGATATCGTGCAGGCTGTCAACGATACACTCAAAGAGCTGCATGACAGCGGGGAATACGATAAAATTTACGAAAAATGGATTGGCAAAAAGCCTGCCGAATAA
- a CDS encoding PadR family transcriptional regulator: MSVRSQLLKGILEGCILAVISQETIYGYELTLKLHAMQIEVSEGSIYPILLRLQKEKLIVGEMKKSPSGPNRKYYTLTRKGEEALDEFKKHWENLRDPVDHLLQRGGRV, from the coding sequence TTGTCCGTGCGAAGCCAGCTTTTAAAAGGAATATTGGAAGGGTGCATCCTCGCGGTTATATCCCAAGAAACGATATACGGCTATGAGCTTACCCTGAAGCTCCATGCGATGCAGATAGAAGTAAGCGAAGGTTCGATTTACCCTATTCTGCTGCGGCTTCAGAAGGAGAAACTGATCGTCGGGGAGATGAAAAAGTCGCCCAGCGGCCCGAACCGCAAATATTACACCCTCACCCGCAAAGGCGAGGAAGCTTTAGATGAATTTAAAAAACACTGGGAGAACTTAAGGGATCCTGTAGATCATTTGCTGCAAAGAGGAGGCAGAGTTTGA
- a CDS encoding helix-turn-helix transcriptional regulator, with the protein MNDSERRSVLGDFLRKRRSSLSPKDVGLPAGQRRRTAGLRREEVAQLANIGTSWYMWLEQGRDVRPSVQVLESLATALRLNVNERRHLFFLAGESLPPYLSPDQESIGPSFQRMLDDLAPNPAYILGRRWDFVAWNDAANEVFSISSASPPHEFNLIWRFFTDPVWKGRFKGFDQKAAGMIAEFHTASARYVEDASFAELIEDLKRLSPEFDRLWMQHETPGSLEGFKEVEHPDLGHLEFDHITLQIPNDPDIRVMIYMPLAATRSKLEKYLKKKLPAINKG; encoded by the coding sequence ATGAACGATAGCGAACGCCGCTCTGTTCTCGGCGACTTTTTGCGTAAACGGAGGTCAAGCCTTTCTCCAAAGGATGTGGGATTGCCGGCTGGGCAGCGTCGGAGGACAGCCGGATTGCGCCGGGAAGAGGTCGCACAACTGGCGAATATCGGCACATCATGGTACATGTGGCTGGAGCAGGGACGTGATGTACGTCCGTCAGTACAAGTATTGGAAAGTTTAGCTACGGCTCTAAGGCTTAATGTCAATGAACGCCGCCACCTATTTTTTCTTGCAGGGGAATCACTTCCTCCTTACTTGTCTCCCGACCAAGAAAGTATCGGGCCATCCTTTCAAAGGATGCTGGATGACCTTGCTCCGAATCCTGCTTATATTCTGGGAAGACGCTGGGATTTTGTGGCCTGGAATGATGCAGCAAATGAGGTTTTCTCTATTTCCTCCGCGTCCCCGCCTCATGAATTCAATTTAATCTGGCGGTTTTTCACCGACCCGGTATGGAAGGGACGCTTCAAAGGTTTCGACCAAAAGGCTGCGGGGATGATTGCGGAATTCCACACGGCATCAGCCCGCTACGTTGAAGATGCGTCTTTTGCCGAATTAATTGAAGATCTTAAACGATTAAGTCCCGAATTTGACCGGCTATGGATGCAGCATGAAACCCCCGGCTCTCTTGAAGGATTTAAAGAAGTGGAGCATCCCGACCTGGGGCACCTGGAGTTTGATCATATTACGCTACAGATCCCCAATGATCCTGATATAAGAGTGATGATTTATATGCCACTTGCAGCAACAAGATCAAAGCTGGAAAAATATTTGAAAAAGAAATTACCTGCAATAAACAAAGGATGA
- a CDS encoding DUF1129 family protein — MHVKELIQENNRKRELLSKNNERYYTGLLIYIRTSFNTSEQETEEILMEVLDHLLEAQEEGRTAEEVFGEDPQAYAREIVGELPTAMPKEVVKLVSMFGLIFLGVFAFITGLFASILSYVFNQGESVYHLHLGSLTVTAAVSVLGAYIFIAGILRYIRWSAFRSIRKVKEMVAACLIGGGVFTIFAIVLYFMPRFGPPIDVPVYVLALIGAILYGAGKWLENRK; from the coding sequence ATGCATGTTAAAGAATTGATCCAGGAGAACAATCGGAAACGCGAACTGCTGAGCAAGAACAACGAAAGGTATTATACCGGATTGCTGATTTATATCCGAACCTCATTTAATACCTCCGAACAGGAAACCGAAGAAATTTTAATGGAGGTGCTGGACCATCTCCTGGAAGCTCAAGAAGAAGGACGGACTGCCGAAGAGGTGTTTGGAGAAGATCCGCAGGCATATGCCCGTGAAATTGTCGGCGAGCTGCCAACGGCGATGCCGAAAGAGGTGGTAAAGCTTGTTTCCATGTTCGGCTTGATTTTTTTAGGCGTCTTTGCTTTTATTACCGGTCTGTTCGCCAGCATCCTCAGTTATGTTTTTAATCAGGGAGAGTCCGTTTATCATCTTCATTTAGGGAGTTTGACGGTTACCGCAGCCGTTTCTGTTCTTGGGGCTTATATATTTATTGCCGGCATCTTGAGATACATTCGCTGGTCCGCCTTTCGTTCCATCCGTAAGGTAAAGGAAATGGTGGCAGCCTGTCTGATCGGCGGAGGGGTATTCACGATTTTCGCAATCGTTCTCTACTTCATGCCTCGTTTCGGCCCGCCCATTGACGTTCCTGTATACGTGCTAGCCCTCATTGGCGCAATATTGTACGGAGCAGGAAAATGGCTGGAGAACAGGAAGTAA
- a CDS encoding amino acid ABC transporter permease, whose translation MDFTILTDYFGDYMEGFRGTLLSSLLALVGSFALGALIAVFRIGPVRALRWLGTGYVEFIRNIPLLLVVYVFYYGPAAFGIPLDGFTAGTIGLAVYTSSFIAEAIRAGIMAIPKGQTEAARSSGLTYGQTMVHIILPQAIRLVIPPLGNQFINLIKNSSVLTIVAGLDLMYFADIVNSDTFRTFDTYIFVALFYLVLTLPLSYGVRVWERRLQRKY comes from the coding sequence ATGGATTTTACGATATTAACCGATTATTTCGGCGATTACATGGAAGGCTTTCGCGGGACGCTGCTATCCAGCCTGCTGGCGCTTGTCGGCAGCTTTGCATTAGGAGCGTTGATTGCCGTATTCCGGATTGGCCCTGTACGGGCTTTGCGCTGGCTGGGGACGGGATATGTGGAATTTATCCGCAATATCCCGCTGCTGCTGGTGGTATACGTTTTTTATTACGGCCCTGCGGCCTTCGGCATCCCGCTGGACGGTTTCACGGCCGGGACGATCGGGCTTGCGGTTTACACTTCCTCTTTTATCGCTGAAGCGATCCGTGCAGGCATCATGGCGATCCCCAAAGGCCAGACCGAGGCTGCGCGTTCATCGGGTTTGACCTACGGGCAGACGATGGTTCACATTATTTTGCCTCAAGCGATCAGGCTGGTTATCCCGCCGCTTGGCAACCAGTTTATCAATCTGATCAAAAATTCGTCCGTACTGACGATCGTCGCCGGGCTGGACCTGATGTATTTTGCCGATATTGTCAATTCGGATACGTTCCGCACGTTTGACACTTATATCTTTGTTGCGCTGTTCTACCTGGTGCTGACTCTGCCGCTAAGTTATGGAGTCCGGGTTTGGGAGCGGCGGCTGCAGCGTAAATATTGA
- a CDS encoding sensor histidine kinase: protein MGTAFFSIKDFGGLRGTRKRPERVLDQSPALWGSFKSVYVQIAVVALGTALAGELKINPFDGDIFRIGLGSSAFLLFLLLLRRLPYILTGAVTGAVVLMFRMGLDQALGHDLTPIASATRHCSAAVYYLVFAVGMSVIKPRLDRFYPLVLGAVTAVVDLMSNEAELLTRLLVTGTTTFELNEWTFLMAIAMLRTYFVTGIYSSIAISRMRIVQKEQNRRIEQMLSVSSGLYGEVFYLKKSIGTLENVTLGSYELYRRLADEGLQEHKQKVLGLTQQIHEVKKDSQRILAGLIKLTDREVPGDMPLSNLLQYTVRSNQQYAEMLGKSIVFTQKMSCDYVTSSYIPLLTLLGNLTANAVEAIRTQGQIHLEVREQGELTFLSVSDSGGGIPPEDRELLFEPGFTTKFDDEGIAATGIGLSHVRDIAERLGGEITIGTAPGLGGAWFQVRIPTEKLRASTPSDPNSMQESSFERLLV, encoded by the coding sequence ATGGGGACAGCTTTTTTCAGCATCAAAGATTTTGGCGGGTTGCGTGGAACACGCAAAAGGCCCGAAAGGGTTCTCGATCAAAGCCCGGCATTATGGGGGAGTTTTAAATCCGTTTATGTTCAAATCGCCGTTGTCGCGTTAGGTACGGCGCTTGCCGGAGAGCTGAAGATCAACCCTTTTGATGGAGATATTTTCAGGATCGGCCTTGGCAGCAGCGCTTTTTTGCTGTTTCTGCTGCTGCTCAGACGTTTGCCTTATATCTTGACCGGAGCGGTGACCGGGGCGGTTGTGCTGATGTTTCGCATGGGGCTGGATCAGGCTTTGGGCCATGATCTGACGCCGATTGCCAGTGCTACCCGCCACTGCTCGGCTGCCGTATATTATCTGGTGTTTGCGGTGGGAATGAGCGTCATCAAGCCGCGGCTTGACCGGTTTTATCCCTTAGTGCTGGGGGCGGTGACGGCGGTCGTCGATCTGATGTCCAATGAAGCGGAGCTGCTGACCCGGCTGCTCGTTACCGGCACAACAACGTTTGAACTAAATGAATGGACTTTCCTTATGGCGATTGCGATGCTCCGCACGTATTTTGTCACCGGAATTTACAGCAGCATCGCCATCAGCCGGATGCGCATCGTGCAGAAGGAGCAGAACCGCAGGATCGAGCAGATGCTCAGTGTCAGTTCGGGACTGTATGGCGAGGTTTTTTACCTCAAGAAATCGATAGGCACACTGGAAAATGTAACGCTCGGCAGCTATGAGCTGTACCGGCGTCTCGCGGACGAAGGGCTTCAGGAGCACAAGCAGAAGGTGCTTGGCCTTACGCAGCAAATTCATGAGGTGAAGAAGGATTCGCAGCGTATTTTGGCCGGGTTGATCAAGCTGACAGACCGCGAGGTTCCGGGCGATATGCCGCTTTCTAACCTGCTCCAGTATACGGTCAGAAGCAATCAGCAGTATGCGGAGATGCTGGGCAAAAGTATTGTTTTTACGCAAAAAATGTCCTGTGATTACGTCACCTCCAGCTACATCCCCCTGCTTACGCTGCTTGGCAATTTAACGGCAAACGCAGTTGAAGCGATCCGTACTCAAGGACAAATTCATCTTGAGGTTCGTGAACAGGGGGAGCTGACGTTTCTGTCGGTCAGTGACAGCGGAGGCGGAATCCCGCCGGAAGATCGGGAGCTGTTGTTTGAACCGGGGTTTACGACCAAATTTGATGACGAAGGTATTGCGGCAACGGGAATTGGCCTGTCCCATGTCCGTGATATAGCGGAGCGGCTCGGAGGAGAAATTACGATTGGTACGGCACCAGGACTTGGCGGAGCCTGGTTTCAGGTTCGGATTCCAACGGAGAAACTGCGAGCAAGCACGCCTTCTGATCCAAATAGCATGCAAGAATCCTCGTTTGAAAGGCTGCTTGTTTAA
- a CDS encoding amino acid ABC transporter ATP-binding protein, whose product MIRFQQVDKHYGHFQVLRGIDLEVQEGEVVVVVGPSGSGKSTMLRCINRLETITSGELMVEGIPVNDRKTDINKLRRDIGMVFQHFNLYPHKKVIDNITLAPVKVLGVSKAEAEQTAMFYLEKVGIADKAHAYPSQLSGGQQQRVAIARGLAMRPKIMLFDEPTSALDPEMVGEVLDVMRTLAKEGMTMVVVTHEMGFAREVADRVIFMDQGQILEEAAPEVFFGNPREERTRTFLSRLLSH is encoded by the coding sequence GTGATCCGTTTTCAACAAGTAGATAAACACTATGGACATTTTCAGGTGTTAAGAGGGATTGATCTGGAGGTTCAGGAAGGCGAAGTTGTGGTGGTCGTCGGGCCGTCCGGTTCGGGCAAAAGCACGATGCTCCGCTGCATTAACCGGCTGGAGACGATCACAAGCGGGGAGCTGATGGTCGAGGGTATTCCGGTCAATGACCGCAAGACCGACATTAACAAGCTGCGGCGGGACATCGGGATGGTCTTTCAGCATTTCAACCTGTATCCGCACAAAAAAGTCATCGACAACATCACTTTAGCTCCGGTCAAGGTGCTTGGCGTATCCAAAGCGGAGGCTGAGCAGACGGCTATGTTTTATCTGGAGAAGGTTGGAATTGCGGACAAAGCGCACGCTTATCCTTCGCAATTGTCAGGAGGCCAGCAGCAGCGGGTGGCGATCGCACGCGGGCTGGCGATGAGACCCAAGATCATGTTGTTTGACGAGCCCACTTCGGCGCTTGATCCGGAGATGGTCGGCGAGGTGCTTGACGTGATGCGTACGCTGGCCAAAGAAGGCATGACGATGGTTGTCGTTACTCACGAAATGGGTTTCGCCCGCGAGGTAGCGGACCGGGTCATCTTTATGGATCAGGGGCAAATCCTCGAAGAGGCGGCGCCTGAGGTGTTTTTTGGGAATCCGCGTGAAGAACGGACGCGAACATTCCTCAGCCGGTTGCTCAGTCATTAA
- a CDS encoding SDR family NAD(P)-dependent oxidoreductase, with the protein MQSIKQSKNNNFEGMLLNKVALVTGASRGIGAAAAKLFAEEGAAVTLVARTEAALRSVAEEITALGGKADYIVADLADPASIEQAVQTIVERHGRLDIAFNNAGIGAPLSPLTEVTEEDFDLLQAINYKGIWVAMKAEIKAMINTAGTGAIVNNSSVGSFRGNPGLSVYGAAKRAVNSLTETAAIEYGPSGIRVNAIAPGTTMTEMIEGLVAQVPDIIEKSNSATPLRRPADPHEIAQAAAWLLSDRASYVTGVVLPVDGGSRA; encoded by the coding sequence ATGCAATCTATAAAACAATCCAAAAATAACAATTTTGAGGGAATGCTTCTCAATAAAGTAGCCCTGGTTACTGGTGCCAGCCGCGGCATCGGAGCGGCGGCAGCCAAACTGTTCGCCGAAGAAGGCGCGGCAGTAACGCTCGTCGCAAGAACAGAAGCAGCTCTCCGCTCTGTAGCAGAGGAAATTACCGCATTAGGCGGCAAAGCCGATTACATCGTTGCCGATCTAGCCGATCCCGCCAGCATTGAACAGGCGGTTCAAACGATCGTTGAGCGTCACGGCCGCCTGGATATAGCATTCAATAATGCTGGAATTGGGGCTCCCCTTTCGCCCTTAACTGAGGTTACAGAAGAGGATTTCGACCTTCTTCAAGCTATAAATTACAAAGGAATCTGGGTGGCAATGAAAGCGGAAATCAAGGCAATGATCAATACTGCAGGTACCGGTGCCATTGTCAATAACAGCAGTGTCGGCAGCTTCAGAGGTAATCCGGGCTTGTCTGTCTACGGAGCCGCCAAACGGGCTGTTAATAGTCTGACCGAGACGGCTGCTATTGAATACGGGCCTTCGGGTATCCGCGTAAACGCTATTGCACCTGGCACCACCATGACCGAGATGATCGAGGGGTTAGTTGCACAAGTTCCAGATATCATTGAAAAAAGCAACTCTGCGACGCCTCTTAGACGTCCTGCCGATCCTCATGAGATCGCACAAGCGGCAGCCTGGTTATTGAGCGATCGCGCTTCTTACGTAACAGGCGTCGTTCTGCCGGTGGACGGCGGATCAAGAGCATAG